The nucleotide window tgtttgtaTTTAACacagtcttcttttgtacattattTGTTTAtcggtctttgtgtgcagtttctcattgattctattgtatgtcttctactgtgaaaagttagaaaaagtgcagtgcaggcaaccAGTAAGGAGATCTTGCCCATTGTTATAGTTCCCTTTGATGTTTGACTGCATCATCTCCTCTCCTGTTGCATCCCATTCCCATACGTTATTATTCCCCTCCCCAGGAGCACCAGCACACCTCTCCTCGAGAACATTAGTCCCATTTCGGTTCAGGTGCTACCTGTCCaccttgtacaggtcccaccttcttcGTAATGGTCCCAGTAATACAGAAATCCACAGCTTTCCCTCCGGCTGTGCGTACACGCATCAGATTCCTATGGTCCTAAAATAATCGGAAGATCCCTTGCTGTAAAAACTTACAAAACAatttcagatttaaaaaaaatactttcaaTACCCTTACATTTTCTGTACATTTCTACTCTCTGCCTTATtaatctgtttaaaaaaaataagattatcATCTCATCTCGGTCCTGAATGGCCAAGCCCATATTTTGCGACTGCCACTCCTGGTTTTTGTTACACGCCTGGGGGTACATCAACTGGACATTTACCTTACCAAGCCCGGGAATAGTTATTCAGGTGTTGGATGCTGATATTTTagtgatccaaaggttcttcagaagtcaggaatgaCGCACAAACATTGTTTATGGCCATTTATTAAATGTTACAAGGGCAGAACATGAACAAGAGAGATGACCCGAGAGAACAAAGAAAGGACAAAGCAAAAAGCAGTCATGGTAGTTCCATACTCAGAATAGACTCGTGCAACACTatggcagagaaacaggcccttcagcccatctagtccgtgctgaactagtactctgctagtcccattgacctgcaccgggaccatagccttcccaTCAATGTACTCatcccaacttctcttaaatgttgaaattaaacccgAATCCTTCACTTCTACTGGCAGATTATCCTACCAcccctctgagggaagaaattcccactcatgttccctttaaacatttcacttttcacccttaacccccgatctccagttctagtctcatccaacttcagtggaagaaagtctgcctgcatttaccactcaTAACTTTGTACATCTCAAGAAACCTCCTTCATTCATCGATCCAAGAAAGACTTGGTTGTGTGGATATAGAATTGTTTTGCCCATCGAAGGCAGAGAGGagagagcatattctgcctgttggttggtgaccagtggtgttctgcaggggtctgttctgggggtcctgctctttgtgattttttaaatgATTTGGACAAGAAAGCATAAGGGTGTCCGTtactaagtttgtagatgacatgaaggttggtggtgttgtggatagtgtggaggcttGTCGGAGGGTACAACAGGATGGAGAGATGGGCTAAGAAGTTGGTGGagatgtggatagtgtagaggctTGGAGGTTataacgggacattgacaggatgcagagttgggctgagaagaggcagatggagttcaacccagaaaaatgtgaagtgcttCATtctggaaggttgaatttgaaggcagaacacAGGCCTAGTGGCAGGATTCTTGGAAACATGGAggaacagagtgatcttggggtctacATCCATAGACTCTCCAAGTTTCTGCATAAGTTGATAGGCTTGTTAAGAAGGTAACCTTCATTAGTTGGGATATTGAGCTCAAGAGCcgcaaggtaatgttacagatccGTAATCCCCGATTAGAGCACACTTAGAAttttgtgttccgttctggtcacctctttataggaaagatgtggaagctttatagagggtgcagagaatatttaccaggatgatacctggattagagagcgggcatcttatgaagataggttgaacgagctgggacttttctcttcagagcaaaggaggatgagaagtgacatgacagaggtgtacaagatgataagaggcatggatagagggggcagccagagactttttcccaaggcagggagagcataattttaaggtgatctgAAGAAAGGATGATGGGGGGAAAGTGTTTCAGAGGGtaagttatttacacagagaggggtgggtgtgtagaatgctcagccaggggtggtggtagaggcaggtaaattagaggcatttaagctcttggataggcatgtggatgataaaAACATGGAGGGTTGTGTAGggaggaaggattagattgattaaAGGGTTGGCAAAACATTGTGATCTGGAAAACCTACACTACAGTGTTGTTCTGTGTTCcgactgctgcagtcagaggttcccacctactttaaaacctggacaacagcaaagcCCACACTGGGCTGTTGTTTATTGAGTACAGCTCAGATACCCTCTGTACTGGGCCATGACTCACATAACAATGAGTCAGTGTACTGGAATGAGTCTAGTGCGTTTCCCGTACTGGGCCATATCTCCCGTAACGATGAGTCGGTACTGGAATGAGTTTAGTGGGTTTCCCGTACTGGGATGTATCTCCCGTAATGATGAGTCAGTACTGGAATGAGTCCGGTAGGTCTCCCGTACTGGGCCATATCTCCCGTAACGATGAGTCGGTACTGGAATGAGTTTAGTGGGTTTCCCGTACTGGGATGTATCTCCCGTAACGATGAGTCAGTACTGGAATGAGTCCGGTGGGTCTCCCGTACTGGGCCATATCTCCCGTAATGATGAGTCGGTACTGGAATGAGTTTAGTGGGTCTCCCGTACTGGGCCATATCTCCCGTAATGATGAGTCGGTACTGGAATGAGTCTAGTGCGTTTCCCGTACTGGGCCATATCTCCCGTAACGATGAGTCGGTACTGGAATGAGTTTAGTGGGTTTCCCGTACTGGGATGTATCTCCCGTAACGATGAGTCGGTACTGGAATGAGTCTAGTGAGTTCCCTGTACTGGGTCATATCTCACATAATGAGTCTGGTGGCGTGATATCGTGGCTACGACCTTTCCCATCACAAGGACATGACAGCGCCTCTGCTTTCTTTGATGTTTGTGAATATTCGGTgagacaaacttctgtagatgcacagtagGGAGTATGCTAACTGGGTGCaacacggcctggtatggaaacactaacgcTCAGGAACGGAAAAGTCTGCAGAGTGCGGTCGAGATAGCCCAGTTctcacaggaaaaaccctccccatcattgagcacatctacaaggaagcaACATCCATCGAGGGAGGATGGATTATACAGGCTACGCTCTCTTCTCGTTTCTACCATCAgggcagaggtacaggagccttcgctcccacaccaccaggttcaggaacagttattatccttcaaccactggctcctgaaccggtgtggataacttcactcaccacaaccctgaactgactccactttcaaagactcgacaattcacgttctcagtattatttatctgtttttatttgtacaatttgtcttctttcgcacattggttgtttgtcggtctttgtctATGTAAGACCTTTCCTTTACTTTCCCgtagatgcctgcaagaaaatgaatctcagggtaagtATACGGTGACAGATActgtacatacttcgataataaatcaaCTTTGACTCTTCCTCAGGAAAACGAAAGAGCTGGTCACTGATTTTGGGAAGTAGGGGAGTGGAGCACACAGGCTCCAGTTTACatcgatggtgctgaggtcaagagtgTTGAAAGCTCCAGGTACCTAGGGGTGAACATCACCGATAGATTCTCCCCCAAAAAGCACAtgagcccctctacttcctcaagaggccAAAGAAATTGGGCAGGACCCCTTTCAACCTTTACTAATTTTTACCAATGCACCATAGAGAGCTCCCATCTGGATGTATCCCAGCTTggtttggtacggcaactgctctgcgcaTGACCgttagaaactgcagagagttgtggtcacggctcagcacatcacagaaactggcCTCCCCTcggtggactctgtctacatttcccactgcctcagtaaagcagccaaactCACCACCCACCTCAAACATTTCTCTCTTCTACCCCCTCCCAATGGGCAGAAGATCCAAAAGAACCTAACACCAgcttcaggacagcttctatcctgctgtttcaCACTGTTGAATAGTTTCCAGGTATGATAAAATGGATTCTTAATGCCAAAACCTATCTGTCAGGACCCTCACACCTTGTTGTCTGCCTGCATTACACTTCCTCTGTCCCCGAAACCCCCCACTTGATGTTCTCTTAATGGTTTCCCTTCTACGACTATCACTATCAATACATCCTGTGGATACAGCATGAGAAACAGCATTTTGACTGTACATGTGACCAGAAACAAATCTGATTAACAACAAGAGAGTCACAAACAAGGATGCATAGTTCCAAAATAAAGCTCTGGTCATTTAAAACTGCCTTGTGATTTCTTCAGCAGAGGATGATAAATATCTGGGGTTCTCAGTGGAGGGCAGATTGTAAGAGATACAGTATTTAAGGTGAAGATGATCGACAGGTATTTGAAAGGTTGGAGAATTGAATGTTACGGGGAAATAGCACAGGATAAGTATGAAGGCCAGCCACGATCATACAGAATGGAGAGGTATGGTGACCCAGTCTACATGCTGCTTCCTTGTGAAGCaacttaagttcaaagtaaatttattatgcctctcaaagtccaatccTATGTTCCTGTCATGAGAGGTGGAAGTGGGTAAGGACAGCCAACAGCTTCTGGTGAAGCTGTACACACCAATTCCCTGTACAGTGGGTACAACAGATTACAGAAACATTAATGAACCCCAATCAGACCATTGACTTCAGAGGATTGTGGAGATGGGAGGTCATAGATGGTCTGCACTCCACTGGAAGCCAAGGTCCAAagtaataaatttattatcaaaactgtatgtcaccatatactgtactgccctgagattcattttcttgcagacattcacagtggaacaaagtaatacaatagaatcaatgaaaaactacagacaTAAAGgccgacaaacaaccaacgtgcaaaaataGTGCTAAAACATACATTAAAGATAAATaattaatacagagaacatgagttgctaAGTCCTCAaaaggtgagtccatagtttgtggaatcagttcagagttgagctgagtgaagttatccacacaggttcaggagcctgatggttgaggggtacatatctgtttctgaacctgctggtgtgagtcctgaggctcttgtacctcctttctgatggcaacagcgagaagagagcatggcctgggtggtgggggtccctgattacGGATGCTGCGCTCTTGTGAAACGCTGACGGGGAAAGGTTTGGAGAGAGCTCAGGCCTGGTGACTGAACTAATCCCTGGAGATTCCCTGCTCCCTGAagactacctgtccctccacctgtctttgtatcatccacaaatggcctcaaaaccatcaattctgtcacccaaTCGTTgacatacagcatgaaaagaagcagtcccaacaacgGCCTCCatggaacatcactagttaccggcagccaaacagaagagcccccctttattcccacactttacttccttcctgccagtcagccaatcttctatccatgctagtctctttcctgtaataccatgggtccttatcttgttaagcagccttgtgtgtggcaccttgtcaaaggccttctgaaaatccaagtacagtacaccacatccaccaattctcttttgtctatcctgcttgttcttttctcaaagaattccaacagatttgtcgggcaacatttcccctgaaggaaaccgtgCTTATtgtatcatatgcctccaagtactctgaaacttcacccttaataatggactccaacatcattccaaccactaaagtcaggctaactggcctataatttactttctacTTCCTCCCTCTTtaaggagtgacatttgcaattttccagccatctggaaccattcctgaatctagtgattcttgaaagaatcactagattcttgcTACtagctccacaatctcttcatccacctctttcagaaccctggggtgcagtccatctggtccaggtgacttacctgccttcagacctttcagtttcccaagcaccttcccctCAGTAGTAGCAATGATGCTCACTTCTGCCCCACTGGCACTCTCGGAGTTCCTGTCTTGTTACCATTGCCTTCTATTTTCTGACCCCGTTCCACTGGAGGAAGTCTCACTGGCCCTCAGGACCCCACAGATCAGGGTAAGATGAGCCAAGAAAGGcggataaactcttctcaggcttcaagCTGGGTATAAGCTTCAGGGATCATCCCCGAACAAGAGTTTGTTATTGAAACGTCGGTTATAATCTGTACCGAAGAGTTTGTTTGTCATGTATGGCaggaaagcaccagatcctttttGAGCCAAGAAAGCTTACCGAAGCTCTACTCCcttaggaagctaaagaaatttggcatgtttccATCGATCCTTTCCAGTTCCTATTGTCACGCCGCTGAGAACATCCCGTACCGGGATGCATCATTCCTTGCTATGGCAACTCCTCTGCCCCTGACAAACTGCAGAGTGCCGTGGACActtcacggaaaccagcctcccctcggCGGActtgctgcctcggtaaagcagccggAATAACCAACGACATTGAGAAGGTCAGTAAACACAGAAttgaggggaaaaaaacacaagaacattCCAACAGATCTCCGATCCTGAAGCCAACCGGGAGCAACACATAGAGGGGGTGCTTggtagggctatggtcccggtgcaatggttcaacatggactagatgggccgaacggcctgtttctgtgctgtactatgactagtgagtcaggcggcatctgtgcaCAGATAGCAGCTCATCTGAAGGGGGTCTGGACCCGCAAGGTCGACTCTGTCTATATTCTTCACTGtccacccaccccggacattccctCTCCTGTCTCCCATCAATGCACCACCAGGCTTTGGGACAGCTCCAGCCCCGCTGTCATCACACCCTTCGCCAGACCTGTCGTACCTCAGGAGCGCCACGGTAGCGCAGCAGTTCCGCTCCGGAACGTCGGAGTTCCGAGTTCGATTCCGGTGCGTTCCGTGCTGCGAGCGCCTGGATTTCAGCCCGGGTGCTCCGGTGGGCTCCGACCGGTCAGCCTTTGGACTGAGGCTAaccggtcactgtaaattgtccgatGGTTACCGGACGGTGTGGCGCGGCTCAAGGGCGGGACTGGCCTGCACCCACACCGTGTCTCTATGGACTCCTGACCCCACAAACCACCTCAATACACgcggttacactttattctgcattttaccGTTTTGCACAGAGAactgatctgaatgaacagtcCGCCAGACCGGCTTTTCcattgtatctcggtacatgtacATGTggcgataataaaccaatttctcccCTCCAGTTCGCGCGTTCCCAGCCTCTCAGCTCCCCCTTAACACCGGCGGGGTCCGTGGGCGCTGTTTGTACCGTACCGTACGACAGCCTACCGCACTGTGGGCTGCGTGTTTAACAAAGGAAACGGCTTATTGAATGTTAAACCCCAGCCCAGGTATCAGGTTAACAACATCGCCGGGAACAAACCACAACCGTGCCTGATTACaaggatccactccaatttatcACCCGCAGAATCGCAGCAGCTGCGAAGTTTATATAACCCATATGAGGTACATTCGGTCCTTCGCCCCAGCATGAAGTCGCGGATTTTTCCGCATTTTGGCGACCAAGTAAATCCCGGACCCCAGGCGAATGTCTACCCCAGTACTGTGTCAGTGTCGGGCTGACCGAATAAACCAGCCCCCTCCCCAGTAAGAGCAGGCGAACCTCACACCCCGGCGTGAACCCGCTGCTGATGGGCCGCCAGACTGGACGTATAAAtaaacccctccccacagtcgGGACAGGTGTACGGGCGCTCCCCGGTGTGAACGCGCTGGTGTCTCCGCAGGTCAgacgactgagtgaatcccttcccgcagtccgagcaggtgaacggcctctcgccggtgtgaattcgctggtgcaTGACCAGATCGgacgaccgagtgaatcccttcccgcagtccgagcaggtgaacggtttctccccggtgtgaagACGCTGATGGATCACCAAGGCGGACGTCCGAATGAAGCCCTTGCCGCattcggagcaggtgaacggtttctccccCGTGTGGATCCTCCGGTGGATCACCAGGTCAGAGGACTGCGCGAAGCCCTTCCCGCActgggagcaggtgaacggcctctcgcCGGTGTGAACTCGCCGGTGAATCACCAGGTTGGAGGAGCGGAGGAAGCCCTTCCCGCagtcggagcaggtgaacggcctctccccggtgtggacCCGCTGGTGGGTCACCAGGGTGGAGGACCGCGTGAACCCCTTCCCGCACGCCAGACAAATGaagggcctctccccggtgtgaacgcGCTGGTGAATCAGCAACCTGGAAGAATCCTTGAAGCCCTTGCCGCActgggagcaggtgaacggcctctcgcCGGTGTGGACCCGCCGGTGTATCACCAGGTGAGACGAGTGGGTGAACGCCTTCCCACAGTCggtgcaggtgaacggcctctcgcCGGTGTGAACTCGCCGGTGTATCACCAGGTTGGACGAGCGGAGGAACGCCTTCCCGCAGTCggggcaggtgaatggcctctccccggtgtggacCCGCCGGTGTCTCATCAGATCACTGGATCGCTTGTAGCATTTCCCACAGTCGGGACACTGAAAGGGGTTCATGGCCGCGGAGATACTATCAGTGCGGACAGGGCGGTAAGTCGGGGACCTGCTTCCCGGTCAGACAGCGGCTGAAGTTACCTACCAGTCCGGTGGAGGCTCCGCGAGCTCGGAGCTGAAACCGGGATGGCGGATGAAATCGATCCCGAGGCTGTACCGGGGCCTGCGTCCGCGGAGCTCCCGGGAAGAGGAGAATGGAGCCGAGCTCTCCAGAAACACGGGCGGGTTGTTTGCAGTGGGACAGTCCCGTTCCCCCGGACTCGCTCCGCACCCGGACTCTGCGGGAATCCACCTCGCCGCCCTCCCCGTGCCGCGCAGGCGCGGAGCGGTGCAGCCACGGGAGAGTGTCCGGGTCATTCGCAGCTCCGGCAGCCGCCGCTTGTCCCGGTCCCGCCGATCTGGGCGGGTGCACCGGGCTGCCCGAGCCTGTCATTGCCTTGTTCCCCTCTCTCCGCTCGTCAGGTTTAACATTAACCTCACCGCTCTTGTGTTTAACAATCTGTTGTCTGCAGGAGCCGAGTCTACGGGTGTAAGGAAAACGAACAGGAGCGTCATTACCTAGGGGATAGAGACAGATTAATTGGAACAAAATGCCGAGGCGAACCCGGGGATGGGTCAACACACCGTTTTGTTACTTTCGCGAATAAATCGTCTGCACATTCGATAACTTTCAACAGTATTAGATAAATCCCGGGCTGGAGTAAAACTTTCCAGGCGGCGGGGAAGTCGCATTTATGTCGGTACGGTGattttttgttttgcatgtcatccatacagataatttcagcTACCACTACAGTGCACTGAGTTgtacaaggaaaaacaataaagtttaacagctgatgaagcgtctcagcccgaaacaaatactgtttattcctctccatagatgctgcctgacctgctgtgtgtgtgtgtgtgtgtgtgtgtgtgtgtgtgtgtgtgtgtgtgtctgtgtgttacgGAGAGAGTGCAGTACAGGCGGATAATAAGGTGCGAGGACATAACAATGTGGATAGTCAGGTTAGGAGTCCAACTTTATCGTGTGGTACGATGGCGTGTTGTGTGATGCGGTGTGATTAACCACGAGGAGAGAGTGGGCTCTCTCGATGAACCAGATTGGGTCTTAtatatcttccttctgtgcaTTTTTGCTGTGATCAAAACCAAATATTTACATACAATCAGTTTCAgaatcactgacgtatgtcattgGAGTTTGCTGCTTTGGGGCAGCGCGATACAAATAAACACTGTAAAGTGATggagcagaatcagatttaacaccACCGGCAAATGTCACTTTCCGGCTGCAGTACAACGAAATTCATGatgaataaatatagagaaaagaatCTGAGTAAATATATGTctgttaaatagttaagttagaGTAAGTAGTGCGTAAAACAGAATAGAAAAGCagcgaggtggtgttcatgggttcagtgtctattctgaaatctgatggcagaggggaagaagctgttcctgaatcgttgagtatgtgccttcaggctgctgtacctcctccgaAGTAAAGTATCCTAAGGATTCCCCGACAGTAACAGTGTGAAAGGGGTAtgccctgagtggtgggggtctttaataatagactccgcCTTCCTCAGgctccgctccttgaagatgtcttggataccatggagcctggtacccatgatggggctgactagttttacaagtttctgcaacttactttgatcttgtgcagtcaccgccccccccccaccataccagacgtgatacagccagtcagaatgctctccgtggtacctttgtagaagttttcaaacgTTTTagttgacaagccaaatctcctcacactcctaatgaaatatagctgttgttttgtcttctttatgactacattaaTAGGTTGGGAGcaagttagatcttcagagatattgacacccaagaacttgaaactgctcactctctccacttctaatccctctatgaggattggtgtgtggaCCCCTCTTCTTgcccttccttaagtccacaatcagctctttggtcttatggACATTGAGTGCCCGATTGTTATTGCGATGCCACTTGccgagctggtatatctcacgcacgtacgccctcttgtcacccaAACAGAGATGGAGCGAAAGAGGAAGAGTGAGATAGTGTTCGtgagccattcagaaatctgtcagCAGAGGGAAATAATGTATGGGACCCCTCTGAAAAGGACGGAACTGCCGCACAGAGCCGCGATATCATCTGTGAACATTGAACCAACAGTTGGTTAGCATGCAAGTATCTCGGCCAAGTGAGGTTcctgcccctccccacccccacacttcCTTGCTCATCGCTTCCTCCCCGTGAGCGCCCGTGGCTCCGTCCCAGTCCCGTCCACAGTTCTCCTCCATGCAGAAAGACAGTGAATCCTCCCTCACATCGCCCCAGTTCCCATACTACCCGGGACAACTAACATTCCATCTGTTTGAGACAATACTTGCATCGTCAAGGCAGATTGTCAGCTGACCCTTGCTCTCGATCCGCTGCCTCAGGaaaacagcagcagaattg belongs to Mobula hypostoma chromosome 10, sMobHyp1.1, whole genome shotgun sequence and includes:
- the LOC134352775 gene encoding zinc finger protein 239-like, whose amino-acid sequence is MNPFQCPDCGKCYKRSSDLMRHRRVHTGERPFTCPDCGKAFLRSSNLVIHRRVHTGERPFTCTDCGKAFTHSSHLVIHRRVHTGERPFTCSQCGKGFKDSSRLLIHQRVHTGERPFICLACGKGFTRSSTLVTHQRVHTGERPFTCSDCGKGFLRSSNLVIHRRVHTGERPFTCSQCGKGFAQSSDLVIHRRIHTGEKPFTCSECGKGFIRTSALVIHQRLHTGEKPFTCSDCGKGFTRSSDLVMHQRIHTGERPFTCSDCGKGFTQSSDLRRHQRVHTGERPYTCPDCGEGFIYTSSLAAHQQRVHAGV